A single window of Oerskovia paurometabola DNA harbors:
- a CDS encoding LLM class flavin-dependent oxidoreductase, translated as MPVEFLGIATTSDASETTARTTAPFDKQYLERLVRAHEDNGWTRVLFAYGSSGPEPSALAAWTAARLDTVELLLAHRPNVSYPTFAAKSFATLDQLSEGRLSVHFITGGNDHEQGREGDTLTKDERYARTQEYIQIVKRAWSSAEPFDHHGTFYDFDDFVLDAKPFEGRTPTISFGGSSDAAFKVGAAEADIYAVWGEPLDRTAEQIQRVHAEAAAAGRSTPPRIHAAFRPILGATEELAWEKAHRVLDRIEERKAAAGGVPSRRHPIDKPENAGSQRLLEIAAQGDRFDTALWTATARATGGAGNSNALVGTPETVAQALLAYYDLGVRIISARGYDLLDDATDFGRYVIPIVREEVAKRDAEAASTQAA; from the coding sequence ATGCCCGTCGAGTTCCTCGGCATCGCCACCACGAGCGACGCCTCCGAGACCACCGCCCGTACGACCGCCCCCTTCGACAAGCAGTACCTCGAGCGCCTCGTGCGCGCGCACGAGGACAACGGGTGGACCCGCGTCCTGTTCGCCTACGGGTCGAGCGGCCCTGAGCCGTCGGCGCTCGCGGCCTGGACCGCGGCCCGCCTCGACACGGTCGAGCTGCTGCTCGCGCACCGCCCCAACGTCTCCTACCCGACGTTCGCGGCCAAGTCGTTCGCGACGCTCGACCAGCTCTCCGAGGGGCGGCTGTCCGTCCACTTCATCACGGGCGGCAACGACCACGAGCAGGGGCGCGAGGGCGACACGCTGACCAAGGACGAGCGCTACGCCCGCACCCAGGAGTACATCCAGATCGTCAAGAGGGCGTGGTCGAGCGCCGAGCCGTTCGACCACCACGGGACGTTCTACGACTTCGACGACTTCGTGCTGGACGCCAAGCCGTTCGAGGGACGCACGCCAACGATCTCGTTCGGCGGGTCCTCCGACGCGGCGTTCAAGGTCGGTGCGGCCGAGGCCGACATCTACGCGGTGTGGGGCGAGCCGCTCGACCGCACGGCCGAGCAGATCCAGCGGGTCCACGCGGAGGCCGCTGCCGCCGGGCGCTCCACGCCCCCGCGGATCCACGCCGCGTTCCGCCCGATCCTCGGCGCGACCGAGGAGCTGGCCTGGGAGAAGGCCCACCGCGTGCTCGACCGGATCGAGGAGCGCAAGGCCGCGGCCGGGGGCGTGCCGAGCCGTCGCCACCCGATCGACAAGCCGGAGAACGCGGGCTCGCAGCGCCTTCTGGAGATCGCGGCCCAGGGCGACCGGTTCGACACGGCCCTGTGGACCGCGACGGCCAGGGCCACGGGGGGAGCGGGCAACTCGAACGCGCTCGTCGGGACGCCCGAGACCGTCGCGCAGGCGCTGCTCGCGTACTACGACCTGGGAGTCCGCATCATCTCGGCTCGTGGCTACGACCTGCTCGACGACGCGACCGACTTCGGTCGCTACGTCATCCCGATCGTGCGCGAGGAGGTCGCCAAGCGCGACGCCGAGGCGGCGTCGACCCAGGCGGCCTGA
- a CDS encoding LLM class flavin-dependent oxidoreductase produces MRFQVLDIVFNPPHPVTGEAVPAADRLERVVETAVLAEELGLDAFAVGERHAGDVLSSSPTVILGAIAARTSRILLSTGVTVLSLLDPIRVAEDYATIDQLSRGRFEMVIGKGNEALQYPLLGLDLAKQYEYLEENYELLRLLLSGEEVDWEGRHRPDLRGATTLPRPYDGAFRIWHGSATSRFAVELAARWGDPIVSANALQPRESYQVLIDHYREQYAAAGHDPAYGFVGSGSGGLFLADTTEQAIEEFRPIYEGAVARADLRKHDPSAVGKVTSFRTIEEAVERGPALVGSPERVAEKILDYHQSYGHDLQSVSINHLLEPARQDDVLRRFAEEVVPLVRAEVKTDLWGPADARRAKGFTAR; encoded by the coding sequence GTGCGTTTCCAGGTCCTCGACATCGTCTTCAACCCGCCCCACCCCGTCACGGGCGAGGCCGTGCCCGCGGCCGACCGGCTCGAACGCGTCGTCGAGACCGCGGTCCTGGCGGAGGAGCTCGGCCTCGACGCGTTCGCGGTCGGCGAGCGGCACGCTGGGGACGTGCTGTCCTCGTCGCCGACGGTGATCCTCGGGGCGATCGCCGCCCGGACGTCGCGCATCCTGCTGAGCACGGGCGTGACGGTGCTGTCCCTGCTCGACCCGATCCGGGTCGCCGAGGACTACGCGACGATCGACCAGCTCAGCCGGGGCCGGTTCGAGATGGTCATCGGCAAGGGCAACGAGGCCCTCCAGTACCCGCTGCTGGGTCTCGACCTCGCGAAGCAGTACGAGTACCTCGAGGAGAACTACGAGCTGCTCCGGCTGCTCCTGAGCGGCGAGGAGGTCGACTGGGAGGGCCGTCACCGCCCGGACCTGCGAGGCGCCACGACCCTGCCGCGCCCGTACGACGGCGCGTTCCGGATCTGGCACGGGTCCGCGACCTCGCGGTTCGCTGTCGAGCTCGCCGCGAGGTGGGGCGACCCGATCGTGAGCGCCAACGCGCTCCAGCCCCGCGAGAGCTACCAGGTGCTGATCGACCACTACCGCGAGCAGTACGCGGCCGCGGGGCACGACCCGGCGTACGGGTTCGTCGGGTCGGGGTCCGGCGGGCTGTTCCTCGCGGACACGACCGAGCAGGCGATCGAGGAGTTCCGCCCCATCTACGAGGGCGCCGTCGCGCGCGCAGACCTGCGCAAGCACGACCCGTCCGCGGTCGGCAAGGTCACGAGCTTCCGGACCATCGAGGAGGCCGTCGAGCGCGGCCCCGCCCTCGTCGGCTCTCCCGAGCGCGTGGCCGAGAAGATCCTCGACTACCACCAGAGCTACGGGCACGATCTCCAGTCGGTCTCGATCAACCACCTCCTGGAGCCCGCCCGGCAGGACGACGTGCTGCGCCGGTTCGCGGAGGAGGTCGTGCCGCTGGTCAGGGCCGAGGTCAAGACCGACCTCTGGGGGCCCGCCGACGCCCGCCGGGCCAAGGGGTTCACGGCACGGTAG
- a CDS encoding flavin reductase family protein: MTAEPTTRSDVARLAGLEALLHEQDEPQLSADAYKAVFRQHPAGVAVIALEHEGRPVGFTATSVISVSAAPPLLAFSLASTSSSWPAISAARTVTVNFLSADQDDVSARFATSGIDRFAAGGWAPLASGEPVIDGALSWVRGRIIQRTPVGDSYLVSLRALASGTRADATPLVYHDRSYHRIGDHSAL, encoded by the coding sequence ATGACCGCCGAACCCACGACCCGCTCCGACGTCGCGCGCCTCGCCGGGCTCGAGGCCCTGCTCCACGAGCAGGACGAGCCGCAGCTCAGCGCCGACGCCTACAAGGCGGTGTTCCGGCAGCACCCCGCGGGCGTCGCGGTGATCGCGCTCGAGCACGAGGGCCGGCCCGTGGGCTTCACGGCGACGTCGGTCATCTCGGTCTCGGCCGCGCCGCCGCTGCTCGCGTTCTCGCTCGCGTCGACGTCGTCGTCGTGGCCCGCGATCTCCGCGGCCCGCACGGTCACGGTCAACTTCCTCAGCGCCGACCAGGACGACGTGTCCGCGCGGTTCGCGACGAGCGGGATCGACCGCTTCGCAGCCGGCGGGTGGGCTCCTCTCGCGTCCGGGGAGCCCGTGATCGACGGCGCGCTGTCCTGGGTGCGCGGCCGCATCATCCAGCGCACGCCCGTGGGCGACAGCTACCTGGTCTCGCTGCGCGCGCTCGCGTCGGGGACCCGGGCGGACGCCACGCCGCTCGTCTACCACGACCGGTCCTACCACCGGATCGGGGACCACTCGGCCCTCTGA
- a CDS encoding NADPH-dependent FMN reductase, which yields MTQHPAAPRPTQTDHPRPALVTLVGNPRPGSRTLAAALTVAARVADHLGLAAADVNGPDVNGPDQATIDLAEIATEILAPEHPRADAARETAAGAAVLVVATPVYKGSYTGLLKAFLDLYGPDGLAGVVAVPVVVSGNPAHALAGEVHLRPLLVELGATVPARTLTLLDSRLGEADLTSAVDAWLGHAGGPLLRAAGDAVRQETTHRTAPELAEVTR from the coding sequence ATGACCCAGCACCCTGCAGCCCCCCGCCCCACGCAGACCGACCACCCGCGACCGGCCCTGGTCACCCTGGTCGGCAACCCCCGTCCCGGTTCGCGGACCCTGGCCGCCGCCCTGACGGTCGCGGCCCGGGTCGCCGACCACCTGGGCCTGGCCGCGGCCGACGTGAACGGGCCTGACGTGAACGGGCCCGACCAGGCCACGATCGACCTCGCCGAGATCGCGACCGAGATCCTCGCCCCCGAGCACCCGCGCGCCGACGCCGCGCGGGAGACCGCCGCGGGCGCCGCGGTCCTGGTCGTCGCGACGCCCGTCTACAAGGGCTCGTACACCGGCCTCCTCAAGGCGTTCCTCGACCTCTACGGCCCGGACGGGCTGGCCGGCGTCGTGGCCGTCCCGGTCGTGGTGTCGGGCAACCCCGCGCACGCTCTCGCGGGCGAGGTGCACCTGCGCCCGCTCCTCGTCGAGCTCGGCGCGACGGTCCCCGCACGCACGCTGACCCTCCTGGACTCCCGGCTGGGCGAGGCCGACCTCACGAGCGCCGTCGACGCCTGGCTCGGCCACGCGGGAGGTCCCCTGCTGCGGGCGGCGGGCGACGCCGTCAGGCAGGAGACCACCCACCGGACCGCCCCCGAGCTCGCCGAGGTGACCCGATGA
- the gdhA gene encoding NADP-specific glutamate dehydrogenase: MDSRLQSVFDEVLARNPGEVEFHQAVREVFDSLGPVLQKNPQYVDAAVLERICEPERQIIFRVPWVDDQNHVQINRGFRVEFNSALGPFKGGLRFHPSVYLGIVKFLGFEQIFKNSLTGMPIGGGKGGSDFDPRGKSDGEVMRFCQSFMTELYRHIGEYTDVPAGDIGVGGREIGYLFGQYKRITNRYESGVLTGKGISWGGSLVRTEATGYGTVFFADHMLRTKGQSFDGQRVVVSGSGNVATYAIQKAQQLGANVVSFSDSSGYVVDEAGVDVDLLRQIKEVERGRVADYVERRPGARLVTGGSIWDVPATVALPCATQNELTEQDAKQLVANGVLAVAEGANMPTTPGAVALLQDAGVLFAPGKAANAGGVATSALEMQQNASRDAWTFEYTEERLAHIMAGIHARCEETADEYGTPGNYVLGANIAGFTKVADAMISLGVI; encoded by the coding sequence ATGGATAGTCGTCTGCAGTCCGTCTTCGACGAGGTCCTCGCCCGCAACCCTGGTGAGGTCGAGTTCCACCAGGCAGTTCGCGAGGTCTTCGACTCGCTCGGGCCGGTGCTCCAGAAGAACCCCCAGTACGTCGACGCGGCCGTGCTCGAGCGCATCTGCGAGCCCGAGCGCCAGATCATCTTCCGCGTGCCGTGGGTCGACGACCAGAACCACGTCCAGATCAACCGCGGTTTCCGCGTCGAGTTCAACTCGGCCCTCGGCCCGTTCAAGGGCGGTCTGCGCTTCCACCCGTCGGTGTACCTGGGAATCGTCAAGTTCCTCGGGTTCGAGCAGATCTTCAAGAACTCCCTCACGGGCATGCCCATCGGCGGCGGCAAGGGCGGCTCGGACTTCGACCCGCGCGGCAAGTCCGACGGCGAGGTCATGCGCTTCTGCCAGTCCTTCATGACCGAGCTCTACCGCCACATCGGCGAGTACACCGACGTCCCTGCGGGGGACATCGGCGTGGGAGGCCGCGAGATCGGCTACCTGTTCGGCCAGTACAAGCGCATCACGAACCGCTACGAGTCCGGCGTCCTCACGGGCAAGGGCATCAGCTGGGGCGGGTCGCTCGTGCGGACCGAGGCCACGGGCTACGGCACGGTGTTCTTCGCGGACCACATGCTGCGTACCAAGGGCCAGAGCTTCGACGGCCAGCGCGTCGTCGTCTCCGGATCGGGGAACGTCGCGACCTACGCGATCCAGAAGGCCCAGCAGCTCGGTGCGAACGTCGTGTCCTTCTCCGACTCCTCGGGCTACGTGGTGGACGAGGCAGGCGTGGACGTCGACCTGCTCCGCCAGATCAAGGAGGTCGAGCGCGGGCGCGTGGCCGACTACGTCGAGCGCCGCCCCGGCGCGCGCCTCGTGACGGGCGGCAGCATCTGGGACGTCCCCGCGACGGTCGCGCTGCCGTGCGCCACCCAGAACGAGCTGACCGAGCAGGACGCCAAGCAGCTCGTCGCGAACGGCGTCCTCGCGGTCGCGGAGGGCGCCAACATGCCCACGACCCCGGGCGCCGTCGCGCTCCTGCAGGACGCCGGCGTGCTGTTCGCACCCGGCAAGGCCGCGAACGCCGGCGGCGTCGCGACCTCGGCCCTCGAGATGCAGCAGAACGCCTCGCGCGACGCGTGGACGTTCGAGTACACCGAGGAGCGCCTCGCGCACATCATGGCGGGCATCCACGCGCGCTGCGAGGAGACCGCCGACGAGTACGGGACGCCGGGCAACTACGTCCTGGGTGCGAACATCGCGGGCTTCACCAAGGTCGCCGACGCGATGATCTCGCTGGGCGTCATCTGA
- a CDS encoding copper homeostasis protein CutC: MAREVALEIAVQDTDGVRVAAEVGAQRVELCAALGATGGLTPSIGLVEAAVAAALEVAGDAAPVEVHPLIRPRPGGFVFTAAEVDVQVRDVRAAVVAGASGVVIGALTADGLVDSDAVRALVEAADGREVTFHRAIDVVEDVTAALDLLAGLGVSRVLTSGGAPSSIDGVDRLREMARHSAGRVQVQAGGGVRPQDVAALVDAGVDAVHLSAKRTLSDDGGPGGGGGAGYEVTDPAVARAARDAVDEALARL, from the coding sequence ATGGCACGCGAGGTCGCCCTCGAGATCGCAGTCCAGGACACCGACGGCGTGCGGGTCGCGGCGGAGGTCGGCGCCCAGCGCGTCGAGCTGTGCGCGGCGCTCGGGGCGACGGGCGGGCTGACGCCGAGCATCGGGCTCGTCGAGGCGGCGGTCGCTGCGGCCCTCGAGGTGGCGGGGGACGCCGCGCCCGTCGAGGTGCACCCCCTGATCCGGCCGCGCCCGGGCGGCTTCGTGTTCACTGCGGCAGAGGTCGACGTGCAGGTGCGCGACGTGCGCGCGGCGGTGGTCGCGGGGGCGTCCGGGGTCGTGATCGGTGCGCTCACCGCCGACGGGCTCGTCGACTCCGACGCGGTGCGCGCTCTCGTCGAGGCGGCGGACGGGCGCGAGGTGACGTTCCACCGGGCGATCGACGTCGTCGAGGACGTGACGGCGGCGCTCGACCTCCTTGCGGGCCTGGGCGTCTCCCGCGTCCTGACCTCGGGCGGCGCTCCGAGCAGCATCGACGGGGTCGACCGGCTGCGGGAGATGGCGCGCCACTCCGCGGGGCGCGTGCAGGTCCAGGCGGGCGGTGGAGTGCGCCCGCAGGACGTCGCCGCGCTCGTCGACGCGGGGGTGGACGCGGTCCACCTCTCGGCCAAGCGCACGCTGTCCGACGACGGCGGCCCCGGCGGCGGGGGCGGGGCCGGCTACGAGGTCACCGACCCGGCTGTCGCCCGCGCGGCGCGGGACGCGGTCGACGAGGCTCTCGCGCGCCTCTAG
- a CDS encoding ABC transporter substrate-binding protein, whose amino-acid sequence MIRSVARKRLLTAVALVTGVTMFAAGCSSSGGEKNEGGGGESSRVLNVWAGTQTPMVANFNPYAPNPLHVTNGGIYEPLFFYNRAEAGDPTPRLGESYEWSEDGTELTIKIREGVKWTDGEPFTVEDVIFSYTNETAKRDYLSAAEKVDDSTVKLTFNGAQFTAAVQILGTTLMVPEHIYEGVADKITFTNDKPVGTGPYILDTISDATYTVVANEDYWGEAPKLKKVRYLALDKNQSAQDLLATGKIDWTTMFVADPEPITGKGQLSLLNTPQDPTTIMSCMNAALGCVGPQTDLAVREAVNLLIDRGEINDKAFSGHAAVASPSLALVGRDDRWISPDIEKESPQEANVAEADKVLTGAGYTKGADGIYEKDGQKLVVELISVEGWSDHNAAGDLIAQQGIDAGVQINHVKITQQEMSDARTAGNYQMMISGITGTSLDDPFAIYRQWLTTEYTTPVGETIEAGRFNFPRYSNPLVDDAVAAAAATNDEEAKKEAYATVQKEIVRDLPYIALVVNPTMSFVNTKDYTGWPAEGDMYAFPPSWATISNGVILSQLESNS is encoded by the coding sequence ATGATTCGAAGCGTGGCGCGCAAGCGCCTGCTCACGGCGGTTGCCCTGGTGACCGGTGTGACGATGTTCGCGGCCGGTTGCTCCAGCTCCGGGGGCGAGAAGAACGAGGGGGGCGGCGGCGAGAGCAGCCGTGTCCTGAACGTGTGGGCCGGGACGCAGACCCCCATGGTCGCGAACTTCAACCCCTACGCCCCGAACCCCCTGCACGTGACCAACGGCGGGATCTACGAGCCGCTCTTCTTCTACAACCGGGCAGAGGCCGGCGACCCGACGCCGCGCCTCGGCGAGTCCTACGAGTGGTCCGAGGACGGCACCGAGCTCACCATCAAGATCCGCGAGGGCGTCAAGTGGACCGACGGCGAGCCGTTCACGGTCGAGGACGTCATCTTCTCGTACACCAACGAGACCGCCAAGCGTGACTACCTCAGCGCGGCCGAGAAGGTCGACGACTCGACGGTCAAGCTGACGTTCAACGGCGCACAGTTCACGGCCGCCGTCCAGATCCTCGGCACGACGCTCATGGTGCCCGAGCACATCTACGAGGGCGTCGCCGACAAGATCACGTTCACGAACGACAAGCCGGTCGGCACCGGCCCCTACATCCTCGACACCATCTCGGACGCGACGTACACCGTCGTGGCCAACGAGGACTACTGGGGCGAGGCGCCCAAGCTCAAGAAGGTCCGCTACCTGGCCCTCGACAAGAACCAGAGCGCCCAGGACCTCCTGGCCACGGGCAAGATCGACTGGACGACGATGTTCGTCGCCGACCCGGAGCCCATCACGGGCAAGGGGCAGCTCTCCCTCCTCAACACCCCGCAGGACCCGACGACGATCATGTCCTGCATGAACGCCGCGCTCGGCTGCGTGGGCCCCCAGACGGACCTCGCGGTCCGTGAGGCGGTCAACCTGCTGATCGACCGTGGCGAGATCAACGACAAGGCGTTCTCGGGGCACGCAGCGGTGGCGTCGCCCTCGCTCGCGCTCGTCGGTCGCGACGACCGGTGGATCTCGCCGGACATCGAGAAGGAGAGCCCGCAGGAGGCCAACGTCGCGGAGGCCGACAAGGTCCTCACGGGCGCCGGCTACACCAAGGGTGCCGACGGCATCTACGAGAAGGACGGCCAGAAGCTCGTCGTCGAGCTCATCTCCGTCGAGGGCTGGAGCGACCACAACGCCGCGGGCGACCTGATCGCTCAGCAGGGGATCGACGCGGGCGTCCAGATCAACCACGTGAAGATCACGCAGCAGGAGATGTCCGACGCCCGGACCGCCGGCAACTACCAGATGATGATCAGCGGCATCACGGGCACCTCGCTCGACGACCCGTTCGCGATCTACCGCCAGTGGCTCACGACCGAGTACACGACGCCGGTGGGCGAGACGATCGAGGCCGGCCGCTTCAACTTCCCGCGCTACTCGAACCCGCTCGTCGACGACGCGGTGGCCGCAGCCGCCGCCACGAACGACGAAGAGGCCAAGAAGGAGGCGTACGCCACGGTCCAGAAGGAGATCGTCCGTGACCTCCCGTACATCGCGCTGGTCGTGAACCCGACCATGTCGTTCGTCAACACGAAGGACTACACGGGCTGGCCCGCCGAGGGTGACATGTACGCGTTCCCGCCGTCGTGGGCCACCATCAGCAACGGCGTCATCCTCTCGCAGCTCGAGTCCAACAGCTGA